One Serinicoccus chungangensis genomic window carries:
- a CDS encoding MarR family winged helix-turn-helix transcriptional regulator has translation MPDLTPDPATAALAHDLRIACMRVARRVRFDADNTIAPHHFSVLVRLHEQPRTLGELAAIEQVSAPSMSRSVAQLADQGYVVRSPDPDDGRLVRLSLTADGREVVEREREHRDAWMAARLEGLSGQDRALLRKATDLVEQILEADRAGERTVRRGEGR, from the coding sequence ATGCCTGACCTCACGCCGGACCCCGCTACCGCGGCCCTGGCGCACGACCTGCGGATCGCCTGCATGCGGGTGGCGCGGCGGGTGCGCTTCGACGCCGACAACACCATCGCCCCGCACCACTTCAGCGTGCTGGTGCGCCTGCACGAGCAGCCGCGCACCCTCGGGGAGCTGGCCGCGATCGAGCAGGTGAGCGCGCCGAGCATGAGCCGCAGCGTCGCCCAGCTCGCCGACCAGGGGTATGTCGTCCGCTCGCCCGACCCCGACGACGGCCGCCTCGTGCGGCTGTCGCTGACGGCGGACGGCCGGGAGGTCGTCGAGCGCGAGCGCGAGCACCGGGACGCCTGGATGGCCGCCCGGCTCGAGGGGTTGAGCGGGCAGGACCGGGCCCTGCTGAGGAAGGCCACCGACCTCGTCGAGCAGATCCTCGAGGCCGACCGGGCCGGCGAGCGCACGGTCCGCCGGGGGGAGGGCCGATGA
- a CDS encoding MFS transporter: MSAMFSALSVRNYRIYATGAIISNTGTWMGRVAQDWVVLTELTDNSAQALGIVTGLQFLPILLFTPLAGAISDNFSKRNVMLVSQSAMAFFAVVMGVAVLTGHMQLWHMFVLAFLSGTAAAVDAPARQSFVSEMVPKAQLTNAVGLNSASFHSGRLLGPGVAGLLIAAFGTGPTLLLNALTFVAVIVALLAMDPSQLTSKPRTGPRGRVREGIAYVRGRPDIQLILVVAFMHGTFGMNFQIFNALMSTQVFGKGVTDFGITGSVMAIGSLAGALMAARRERPRWRLLLGSLFAFALLTGALAFAPTFTAYTVLLVPTGLCALTVMVSANAMVQLTVDQAVRGRVMALYMAVFMGGTPVGSPFLGWFAEQFGARPTVLIATLMCGGTAVLATLYLMRHDQLRLRFRASWPRPVYLVRMTEPLPEKVV; encoded by the coding sequence ATGAGCGCGATGTTCTCCGCGCTGTCGGTGCGCAACTACCGGATCTACGCCACCGGCGCCATCATCTCCAACACCGGCACCTGGATGGGCCGGGTGGCCCAGGACTGGGTGGTGCTGACCGAGCTCACCGACAACTCCGCCCAGGCGCTGGGCATCGTCACCGGCCTGCAGTTCCTGCCCATCCTGCTCTTCACCCCGCTCGCAGGGGCCATCAGCGACAACTTCTCCAAGCGCAACGTCATGCTCGTCAGCCAGTCGGCCATGGCCTTCTTCGCGGTCGTCATGGGGGTCGCGGTGCTGACGGGGCACATGCAGCTGTGGCACATGTTCGTCCTGGCCTTCCTGTCCGGCACGGCCGCGGCCGTGGACGCCCCCGCCCGGCAGTCCTTCGTCTCCGAGATGGTGCCCAAGGCGCAGCTGACCAACGCCGTCGGTCTCAACTCCGCCTCCTTCCACTCCGGGCGGCTGCTCGGCCCGGGCGTGGCCGGCCTGCTCATCGCCGCGTTCGGCACCGGCCCGACGCTGCTCCTCAACGCGCTCACCTTCGTGGCCGTCATCGTGGCGCTGCTGGCGATGGACCCGAGCCAGCTCACGAGCAAGCCGCGCACCGGCCCGCGCGGGCGGGTCCGCGAGGGCATCGCCTACGTGCGCGGGCGACCGGACATCCAGCTGATCCTCGTCGTCGCCTTCATGCACGGCACCTTCGGGATGAACTTCCAGATCTTCAACGCGCTCATGTCCACCCAGGTCTTCGGCAAGGGCGTCACCGACTTCGGGATCACCGGGTCGGTCATGGCCATCGGCTCCCTCGCCGGCGCCCTCATGGCCGCGAGGCGCGAGCGTCCGCGGTGGCGGCTCCTGCTCGGCTCGCTCTTCGCCTTCGCCCTGCTCACCGGCGCGCTGGCGTTCGCACCGACCTTCACGGCATACACGGTCCTGCTCGTCCCGACCGGACTCTGCGCGCTCACCGTCATGGTCAGCGCCAACGCCATGGTGCAGCTCACCGTGGACCAGGCGGTCCGCGGCCGGGTCATGGCGCTCTACATGGCGGTCTTCATGGGGGGCACCCCGGTGGGCTCGCCGTTCCTCGGCTGGTTCGCCGAGCAGTTCGGCGCCCGCCCGACCGTGCTCATCGCCACCCTCATGTGCGGGGGGACGGCGGTGCTGGCGACCCTCTACCTCATGCGCCACGACCAGCTGCGGCTGCGCTTCCGCGCCTCGTGGCCGCGCCCGGTCTACCTGGTGCGCATGACCGAGCCCCTCCCTGAGAAGGTGGTCTGA
- a CDS encoding gamma-glutamyltransferase family protein encodes MTTFTTRPTLTGTFGMVSSTHWIASSAGMRMLELGGNAADGAVAAGFVLQVVEPHLNGPGGDLPLIVSSVDDPTPRVLCGQGPAPAGATPEHFTRAGLDRVPGSGPLATAVPGAVDAWLTLLRDRGTTSARQALEPALHYARHGHPVLARVSATISSVAELFTSDWHPSADQWLVDGAAPEPGSVVTNPAWADTLERLLAEEQAAVRGGATREGGIDAVLRAWRQGFVAEAVGAFAERAYRHSGGAVLPGVITAEDVASFEATWEDAVTAQWRGHTIAKTGPWGQGPALLQVLAMVDEASGGPASDVDLDTVEGVHTLVEAWKLAMADREAWLGDSADEGSEVHVPVAELLAADYLAQRASLISAQASRELRPGSPGGRTPRVAAQARQTEGAEVEPGDATAGEPTVQRDGATRGDTCHVDVVDRWGMLVSATPSGGWLQSSPFIPGLGFALGSRLQMMWLEQGLPSSLVPGRRPRTTLTPTMVLRDGIPVLACGTPGGDQQDQWQSVFLLRHLVGGLGLQEAVDAPNVHTTSFPGSFHPRASEPGVLVAESRLGAEVLDGLRARGHEVLDQGPWSLGRMCAVSRDPDTGVLGAAANPRGMQGYAVGR; translated from the coding sequence ATGACGACGTTCACCACGCGCCCCACCCTCACCGGCACCTTCGGCATGGTGTCGAGCACGCACTGGATCGCGTCCTCGGCCGGTATGCGGATGCTCGAGCTCGGTGGCAACGCCGCCGACGGGGCGGTCGCCGCCGGCTTCGTGCTGCAGGTCGTCGAGCCGCACCTCAACGGCCCCGGGGGTGACCTCCCGCTCATCGTGTCCTCGGTCGACGACCCCACGCCGCGGGTGCTCTGCGGGCAGGGGCCGGCCCCCGCCGGGGCCACCCCGGAGCACTTCACCCGGGCCGGCCTGGACCGTGTGCCGGGGTCCGGGCCGCTGGCCACCGCCGTGCCCGGCGCGGTCGACGCCTGGCTGACGCTGCTGCGCGACCGCGGGACGACCAGCGCGCGTCAGGCCCTCGAGCCCGCCCTCCACTACGCCCGCCACGGCCACCCGGTCCTGGCGCGGGTGAGCGCGACCATCTCCTCGGTCGCCGAGCTCTTCACCTCCGACTGGCACCCGTCCGCCGACCAGTGGCTCGTCGACGGCGCCGCCCCCGAGCCGGGCAGCGTCGTGACCAACCCGGCGTGGGCCGACACCCTGGAGCGGCTGCTGGCCGAGGAGCAGGCGGCCGTGCGGGGCGGGGCCACCCGGGAGGGCGGCATCGACGCGGTGCTGCGGGCCTGGCGCCAAGGCTTCGTCGCGGAGGCCGTCGGGGCCTTCGCCGAGCGCGCCTACCGGCACAGCGGCGGCGCCGTGCTGCCGGGCGTCATCACCGCGGAGGACGTCGCGTCCTTCGAGGCGACCTGGGAGGACGCCGTCACCGCGCAGTGGCGCGGGCACACCATCGCCAAGACCGGCCCGTGGGGGCAGGGGCCGGCGCTGCTGCAGGTGCTGGCCATGGTGGACGAGGCCTCCGGCGGCCCGGCGTCCGACGTCGACCTCGACACCGTCGAGGGCGTGCACACCCTCGTCGAGGCGTGGAAGCTGGCGATGGCCGACCGGGAGGCGTGGCTCGGGGACAGCGCCGACGAGGGCTCCGAGGTCCACGTGCCCGTGGCCGAGCTGCTCGCGGCGGACTACCTCGCCCAGCGGGCCTCGCTCATCTCCGCGCAGGCCTCCCGCGAGCTGCGCCCGGGGTCGCCCGGCGGCCGCACCCCGCGGGTCGCGGCCCAGGCCCGGCAGACCGAGGGGGCCGAGGTGGAGCCCGGCGACGCGACGGCCGGCGAGCCCACGGTGCAGCGCGACGGCGCCACCCGCGGGGACACCTGCCACGTCGACGTCGTCGACCGCTGGGGCATGCTCGTCTCGGCGACCCCCAGCGGAGGCTGGCTGCAGTCCAGCCCGTTCATCCCCGGGCTGGGGTTCGCGCTCGGCAGCCGGCTGCAGATGATGTGGCTGGAGCAGGGCCTGCCCAGCTCGCTGGTCCCCGGTCGGCGCCCCCGGACCACCCTCACACCGACCATGGTCCTGCGCGACGGCATACCCGTGCTCGCCTGCGGCACCCCCGGCGGCGACCAGCAGGACCAGTGGCAGAGCGTCTTCCTGCTGCGCCACCTCGTCGGCGGCCTCGGGCTGCAGGAGGCGGTGGACGCCCCCAACGTGCACACGACGAGCTTCCCCGGCTCCTTCCACCCGCGCGCCAGCGAGCCCGGCGTCCTCGTCGCCGAGTCCCGCCTCGGCGCGGAGGTGCTCGACGGCCTGCGGGCCCGCGGCCACGAGGTGCTCGACCAGGGGCCGTGGAGCCTGGGGCGGATGTGCGCCGTCAGCCGCGACCCGGACACCGGGGTGCTCGGCGCCGCGGCCAACCCCCGCGGGATGCAGGGGTACGCCGTCGGGCGTTGA
- the pdxH gene encoding pyridoxamine 5'-phosphate oxidase: MSGGQALGGRTDYSGEGITEADAPDAPLDLVQAWLDAAIARQQEQGDVPEPSAISVATVDGEGMPDVRTVLMRFLDARGPGFLTSTASAKGRQLRENDAVAVSLTWPSMYRAVRFRGYAEALEHDLVVEYFRGRPYGSRISAHASAQSDPVADRAALEEAYRRCEERWPDTGDPDDVPLPAHWGGYRVRAEQVEVWGGRRNRLHDRLVWTRVAPGGLDDPDAWRRGRVQP; this comes from the coding sequence GTGAGCGGCGGGCAGGCCCTGGGTGGGCGCACCGACTACAGCGGTGAGGGCATCACCGAGGCGGACGCCCCGGACGCGCCGCTGGACCTGGTGCAGGCGTGGCTGGACGCCGCGATCGCGCGGCAGCAGGAGCAGGGCGACGTCCCGGAGCCGTCGGCCATCTCGGTGGCCACCGTCGACGGCGAGGGCATGCCGGACGTCCGGACCGTGCTCATGCGCTTCCTGGACGCCCGGGGTCCCGGCTTCCTCACCAGCACGGCCTCGGCCAAGGGTCGGCAGCTGCGGGAGAACGACGCCGTCGCAGTCTCGCTGACGTGGCCCTCGATGTACCGCGCGGTGCGGTTCCGGGGGTATGCCGAGGCGCTCGAGCACGACCTCGTCGTCGAGTACTTCCGCGGCCGCCCCTACGGCTCGCGGATCAGCGCCCACGCCTCGGCCCAGAGCGACCCGGTGGCCGACCGCGCGGCCCTGGAGGAGGCATACCGTCGCTGCGAGGAGCGCTGGCCGGACACCGGGGACCCTGACGACGTGCCCCTGCCGGCCCACTGGGGCGGCTACCGGGTGCGGGCCGAGCAGGTGGAGGTCTGGGGCGGCCGGCGCAACCGCCTGCACGACCGGCTGGTCTGGACGCGGGTGGCGCCCGGCGGGCTGGACGACCCCGACGCCTGGCGGCGGGGACGGGTGCAGCCGTGA
- a CDS encoding metal-dependent transcriptional regulator yields the protein MSGDLIDTTEMYLKTVFELEEDGVLPMRARIAERLGQSGPTVSQTVARMERDGLLELAEDRHLVLTDAGRTAAVRVMRKHRLAERLLTDVIGLDPAFVHEEACRWEHVMSEQVERRILELVEDGTCSPYGNPVPGLAELGRDDAPAADGEPSSDIAERGGRTGARVARLGEPVQVDPEVLGLLLDSGIRPGARVEVWGEDGRTIVGAVDGEAVSLPQDVAGHVFCVVNGDSAAVR from the coding sequence GTGAGCGGCGATCTGATCGACACGACGGAGATGTACCTCAAGACCGTCTTCGAGCTGGAGGAGGACGGCGTCCTGCCCATGCGGGCGCGCATCGCGGAGCGGCTGGGCCAGTCGGGTCCGACCGTCTCCCAGACCGTGGCGCGGATGGAGCGCGACGGCCTGCTCGAGCTGGCCGAGGACCGCCACCTCGTGCTCACCGACGCGGGACGGACCGCCGCCGTGCGGGTCATGCGCAAGCACCGGCTCGCCGAGCGCCTGCTCACCGATGTCATCGGCCTCGACCCCGCCTTCGTCCACGAGGAGGCGTGCCGCTGGGAGCACGTCATGAGCGAGCAGGTCGAACGACGCATCCTCGAGCTGGTCGAGGACGGCACCTGCTCGCCCTACGGCAACCCGGTGCCCGGCCTCGCCGAGCTCGGCCGCGACGACGCCCCCGCGGCCGACGGCGAGCCCAGCAGCGACATCGCGGAGCGGGGCGGACGCACCGGCGCCCGCGTCGCGCGGCTCGGCGAACCGGTCCAGGTGGACCCCGAGGTGCTCGGTCTGCTGCTCGACTCCGGTATCCGGCCAGGAGCCCGGGTGGAGGTCTGGGGGGAGGACGGACGGACCATCGTCGGCGCCGTCGACGGCGAGGCCGTGTCCCTGCCCCAGGACGTGGCAGGACACGTCTTCTGTGTCGTGAACGGTGACTCTGCTGCTGTGAGATGA
- a CDS encoding C40 family peptidase — MTQRTTGRHRRPGRLRTTSTTLTRTAAVAATSTGLLAGPALSANAAPEVPQDRDGLLRLGADVSADRTVTVDRPVEAVAAPSDIELDSFGIGGFSAYTPQVEVEEPVQAAPAQQEQEQAAPAQPQQEQVTEQVSAREETSASRTNERAATPEPAAPAEPAAQSQPEPAAAPAPTGGITGIAANYVGYPYAHGGASPSTGFDCSGFTSYIFAQAGISLPRTAAAQQSFATPVSSPQPGDLVFFGYPAYHVGIYAGNGMMYDSGRPGIPTQYRAVFGGVSGYGRVG; from the coding sequence ATGACGCAGCGCACCACCGGCCGCCACCGTCGGCCCGGTCGTCTCCGCACGACCAGCACCACCCTGACCCGCACGGCGGCCGTGGCCGCGACGTCGACCGGCCTGCTGGCCGGCCCGGCGCTCAGCGCCAACGCAGCACCCGAGGTGCCCCAGGACCGTGACGGCCTGCTCCGCCTCGGCGCGGACGTCAGCGCCGACCGCACGGTCACCGTGGACCGGCCGGTCGAGGCCGTCGCGGCCCCGTCCGACATCGAGCTCGACTCCTTCGGCATCGGTGGCTTCTCCGCCTACACCCCCCAGGTCGAGGTCGAGGAGCCGGTCCAGGCCGCGCCCGCCCAGCAGGAGCAGGAGCAGGCCGCCCCCGCGCAGCCGCAGCAGGAGCAGGTCACCGAGCAGGTCTCCGCCCGTGAGGAGACCAGCGCGAGCCGCACCAACGAGCGCGCCGCCACCCCGGAGCCCGCCGCCCCCGCGGAGCCGGCCGCCCAGTCCCAGCCGGAGCCCGCCGCGGCGCCGGCCCCGACCGGGGGCATCACCGGGATCGCCGCCAACTACGTCGGCTACCCCTACGCCCACGGCGGGGCCAGCCCGTCGACCGGCTTCGACTGCTCCGGCTTCACCAGCTACATCTTCGCGCAGGCCGGGATCTCCCTGCCCCGCACCGCTGCCGCGCAGCAGTCGTTCGCCACCCCGGTGAGCAGCCCGCAGCCCGGCGACCTGGTGTTCTTCGGCTACCCGGCCTACCACGTGGGCATCTACGCCGGCAACGGCATGATGTACGACTCGGGCCGCCCGGGCATCCCCACCCAGTACCGCGCCGTCTTCGGCGGCGTCTCCGGCTACGGTCGGGTCGGCTGA
- a CDS encoding SDR family NAD(P)-dependent oxidoreductase, with the protein MSSIPYQEVPVQVEGARCWLVGASSGLGAALARALDEAGAEVVVSARREERLRELSDGTGMRPVVVDVTDPASVRTAYERVLAELGGLDLVVYCAGTWQVSDVGDWDQESFEQHVRTNLLGLGQCLDVTLPTLRAQGSGTVVGIASVAAYRGVPGADYYGPTKAAAVNLLEALRASLRPDGVRVMSVLPGFVRSEMTDSADFPQPFKITAEDAAARILDGLARDRSVLVFPRRMRALMTGARLVPAGLWPHLTPVLRQPWVRRL; encoded by the coding sequence GTGTCGTCGATCCCCTACCAGGAGGTGCCCGTGCAGGTCGAGGGTGCGCGGTGCTGGCTCGTCGGGGCCTCCAGCGGTCTGGGGGCGGCGCTCGCGCGTGCCCTGGACGAGGCCGGGGCCGAGGTCGTCGTCAGCGCCCGTCGGGAGGAGCGGCTGCGCGAGCTGTCCGACGGCACGGGGATGCGCCCGGTCGTCGTGGACGTGACCGACCCCGCGAGCGTGCGCACGGCCTACGAGAGGGTGCTCGCCGAGCTCGGCGGCCTCGACCTCGTCGTCTACTGCGCCGGGACGTGGCAGGTGTCGGACGTGGGGGACTGGGACCAGGAGTCCTTCGAGCAGCACGTGCGCACCAACCTGCTCGGCCTCGGCCAGTGCCTGGACGTCACCCTGCCGACGCTGCGGGCCCAGGGCAGCGGCACCGTCGTCGGGATCGCGTCGGTGGCCGCCTACCGCGGCGTCCCGGGGGCCGACTACTACGGGCCGACCAAGGCGGCTGCCGTCAACCTGCTCGAGGCGCTGCGGGCCTCCCTGCGACCGGACGGTGTGCGGGTCATGTCGGTGCTGCCCGGGTTCGTGCGCAGCGAGATGACGGACTCGGCCGACTTCCCCCAGCCCTTCAAGATCACCGCCGAGGACGCCGCCGCCCGGATCTTGGACGGTCTGGCCCGGGACCGGTCCGTGCTCGTCTTCCCGCGCCGGATGCGCGCCCTCATGACGGGCGCCCGCCTCGTGCCGGCGGGCCTGTGGCCGCACCTCACCCCGGTGCTGCGCCAGCCCTGGGTGAGGCGCCTGTGA
- a CDS encoding SDR family NAD(P)-dependent oxidoreductase produces MTAATPQPAARDLAAAGRGTVLVTGGSSGIGLATALVLAERRTPLVLLARSAPALAEAARQCRAAGSPAVGTVVCDVTDRAAVERAFEQAGPVEAVVQAAGVIAYAEFRELPDEHLDRVLEVTLLGAANVVRTALQHFHARGSRGDLVVVGSLLGRVVTPYMSSYITAKWALHGLVRTVQVEQRRHRAVRVSLVAPGPVDTPIYEHAASRLPLGRRPPLPVDSPESVAEAVMSCLDRPRRMRMVGTLGPWVAFGFTVLPGLYDAIVTRVFHAVAMTRTPAERSEGNLFAPVEGEQVHGGWVRPGRPLDRVRAGRVPPRHGRAARHLEDECAP; encoded by the coding sequence GTGACGGCGGCGACGCCCCAGCCGGCAGCGCGGGACCTGGCCGCCGCGGGGCGCGGCACCGTGCTGGTGACCGGCGGGTCCAGCGGCATCGGGCTGGCCACCGCCCTGGTGCTCGCCGAGCGACGCACCCCGCTCGTGCTCCTGGCGCGCTCGGCACCGGCCCTCGCGGAGGCCGCCCGGCAGTGCCGTGCCGCGGGCTCGCCGGCGGTCGGCACCGTCGTGTGCGACGTCACGGACCGCGCCGCGGTGGAGCGGGCGTTCGAGCAGGCGGGACCGGTCGAGGCCGTCGTCCAGGCGGCCGGGGTCATCGCCTACGCCGAGTTCCGCGAGCTGCCCGACGAGCACCTGGACCGGGTGCTGGAGGTGACCCTGCTCGGCGCCGCCAACGTCGTCCGGACGGCCCTGCAGCACTTCCACGCGCGCGGCTCCCGCGGCGACCTGGTGGTGGTCGGCTCGCTGCTGGGCCGGGTCGTGACGCCCTACATGTCGAGCTACATCACGGCCAAGTGGGCCCTGCACGGGCTGGTGCGGACCGTGCAGGTGGAGCAGCGTCGGCACCGCGCCGTCAGGGTCAGCCTGGTGGCGCCCGGTCCGGTGGACACCCCCATCTACGAGCACGCCGCCAGCCGGCTGCCGCTCGGGCGCCGCCCCCCGCTCCCGGTCGACAGCCCGGAGTCCGTGGCCGAGGCCGTGATGTCCTGCCTGGACCGCCCCCGCCGGATGCGGATGGTGGGCACGCTGGGCCCGTGGGTCGCCTTCGGCTTCACGGTGCTCCCCGGCCTCTACGACGCCATCGTCACCCGGGTCTTCCACGCCGTCGCCATGACCCGCACCCCGGCCGAGCGCAGCGAGGGCAACCTCTTCGCGCCCGTCGAGGGGGAGCAGGTGCACGGCGGGTGGGTCCGGCCCGGGAGGCCCCTGGACCGGGTCCGCGCCGGTCGCGTGCCACCCCGTCACGGCCGGGCGGCCCGGCACCTGGAGGACGAGTGCGCGCCCTGA
- a CDS encoding SDR family NAD(P)-dependent oxidoreductase, translated as MRALITGASSGVGRATAHRLASAGWDLHLASRSRGPLEDAAAECRDRGAGEVSVHVCDVSDRSAVAGLLEGMPPPDAVVHAPAVLAYGRFEDVPAEVFDAAVRTTLHGTAHVAQEALRAFARAGDVGHLLLVGSLLGEVPVPTMSSYCTAKWGVHGLARCLQVETRSLPDVHVSLVGLGAVRTPVYRQAGTYQGRRGRPAPPSVSSDHAARQVVRVLARPRRLRRVGVLSAPTAWGHRWAPWAYDAMITPLFDALGLEPDVDHRRDGSGNVLAPTPEGESVDHRYR; from the coding sequence GTGCGCGCCCTGATCACCGGGGCGTCCAGCGGGGTGGGCCGGGCCACCGCGCACCGGCTCGCGTCCGCGGGCTGGGACCTGCACCTGGCCTCCCGCAGCCGGGGCCCGCTCGAGGATGCCGCCGCCGAGTGCCGGGACCGCGGCGCCGGCGAGGTGTCCGTGCACGTCTGCGACGTCTCGGACCGGTCGGCGGTCGCCGGGCTCCTGGAGGGTATGCCGCCCCCCGACGCCGTCGTCCACGCGCCGGCCGTCCTGGCCTACGGCAGGTTCGAGGACGTCCCGGCCGAGGTCTTCGACGCCGCCGTCCGCACCACCCTCCACGGCACCGCGCACGTGGCGCAGGAGGCGCTGCGGGCCTTCGCCCGGGCGGGGGACGTCGGGCACCTGCTGCTGGTGGGATCGCTCCTCGGCGAGGTCCCGGTGCCCACGATGTCCTCCTACTGCACCGCCAAGTGGGGGGTGCACGGGCTGGCACGGTGCCTGCAGGTCGAGACCCGGTCGCTGCCGGACGTGCACGTGAGCCTCGTCGGGCTGGGCGCCGTCCGCACCCCGGTCTACCGGCAGGCCGGCACCTACCAGGGGCGGCGCGGTCGCCCCGCCCCGCCCTCGGTGTCCTCGGACCACGCCGCCCGTCAGGTGGTGCGGGTCCTCGCGCGACCGCGCCGGCTCCGACGCGTCGGTGTGCTGTCGGCGCCGACGGCCTGGGGGCACCGCTGGGCTCCCTGGGCCTACGACGCGATGATCACGCCGCTCTTCGACGCCCTCGGCCTCGAGCCGGACGTCGACCACCGACGCGACGGGTCGGGCAACGTGCTCGCGCCGACGCCCGAGGGCGAGTCCGTCGACCACCGGTACCGCTGA
- a CDS encoding hemolysin family protein, with the protein MSTTQALLVSVLLLVANGFFVGAEFAVVAAKRHRLEERAEAGSRAARAAVDASRELSLMLAGAQLGITLCTLALGALAKPAVAYLLEPVIHALGVPDVAVHAIAVAIAVSLVVFLHMVVGEMAPKSWAISHPESSAMMLALPFRAFTWVARPVLWLMNALANQLLRLGGIDPVDALGNAQTPADLQLLLAQSHEHGVLEDADHQILTGALRLEEETVESVMFPTTRAVTILRTATAADVERISHRSGRSRLFVVEPTGREGQQRIRGLVHVRDAILASAQGRGDRPLGDFLQPVASLPASMPLIDAVSSLRQQRGQLALVRDEQGRAVGMASMEDILEQILGEFDDESDTDAAAEPDAVGARTGNA; encoded by the coding sequence GTGAGCACCACCCAGGCCCTCCTCGTCAGCGTGCTGCTCCTCGTCGCCAACGGCTTCTTCGTCGGGGCCGAGTTCGCGGTCGTCGCGGCCAAGCGGCACCGGCTGGAGGAGCGCGCGGAGGCCGGCAGCCGCGCCGCCCGGGCCGCCGTGGACGCCTCCCGGGAGCTGTCGCTCATGCTGGCCGGCGCCCAGCTGGGCATCACCCTGTGCACCCTGGCCCTCGGCGCGCTGGCCAAGCCGGCGGTCGCCTACCTCCTCGAGCCGGTCATCCACGCCCTCGGCGTGCCCGACGTGGCGGTGCACGCCATCGCGGTGGCCATCGCCGTCTCCCTCGTGGTCTTCCTGCACATGGTGGTCGGGGAGATGGCGCCCAAGTCGTGGGCCATCTCGCACCCGGAGAGCTCGGCCATGATGCTGGCCCTGCCCTTCCGCGCCTTCACCTGGGTGGCACGGCCCGTGCTGTGGCTGATGAACGCCCTCGCCAACCAGCTGCTCCGCCTCGGCGGGATCGACCCGGTCGACGCGCTCGGCAACGCCCAGACCCCCGCCGACCTGCAGCTGCTCCTGGCCCAGTCGCACGAGCACGGCGTGCTCGAGGACGCCGACCACCAGATCCTCACCGGTGCCCTCCGGCTCGAGGAGGAGACGGTGGAGTCGGTGATGTTCCCGACCACCCGGGCGGTGACGATCCTGCGGACCGCGACGGCGGCGGACGTCGAGCGGATCAGCCACCGGAGCGGGCGCTCCCGGCTGTTCGTCGTCGAGCCCACCGGCCGGGAGGGCCAGCAGCGCATCCGCGGCCTGGTCCACGTGCGCGACGCCATCCTCGCCTCGGCGCAGGGGCGTGGCGACCGGCCCCTCGGCGACTTCCTCCAGCCGGTCGCCTCCCTGCCGGCGTCGATGCCGCTCATCGACGCCGTCTCCAGCCTGCGGCAGCAGCGCGGGCAGCTCGCCCTCGTGCGGGACGAGCAGGGGCGGGCCGTGGGCATGGCCTCGATGGAGGACATCCTCGAGCAGATCCTCGGCGAGTTCGACGACGAGTCGGACACCGACGCCGCCGCCGAGCCGGACGCGGTGGGCGCCCGGACCGGGAACGCCTGA